A window from Camelus dromedarius isolate mCamDro1 chromosome 9, mCamDro1.pat, whole genome shotgun sequence encodes these proteins:
- the SLC17A7 gene encoding vesicular glutamate transporter 1, with protein sequence MEFRQEEFRKLAGRALGKLHRLLEKRQEDAETLELSADGRPVTTQTRDPPVVDCTCFGLPRRYIIAIMSGLGFCISFGIRCNLGVAIVSMVNNSTTHHGGHVVVQKAQFNWDPETVGLIHGSFFWGYIVTQIPGGFICQKFAANRVFGFAIVATSTLNMLIPSAARVHYGCVIFVRILQGLVEGVTYPACHGIWSKWAPPLERSRLATTAFCGSYAGAVVAMPLAGVLVQYSGWSSVFYVYGSFGIFWYLFWLLVSYESPALHPSISEEERKYIEDAIGESAKLMNPVTKFNTPWRRFFTSMPVYAIIVANFCRSWTFYLLLISQPAYFEEVFGFEISKVGLVSALPHLVMTIIVPIGGQIADFLRSRRIMSTTNVRKLMNCGGFGMEATLLLVVGYSHSKGVAISFLVLAVGFSGFAISGFNVNHLDIAPRYASILMGISNGVGTLSGMVCPIIVGAMTKHKTREEWQYVFLIASLVHYGGVIFYGVFASGEKQPWAEPEEMSEEKCGFVGHDQLAGSDESEMEDEAEPPGAPPAPPPSYGATHSTVQPPRPPPPVRGY encoded by the exons TCTCCTGGAGAAGCGGCAAGAAGATGCAGAGACACTGGAGCTGAGTGCTGATGGGCGCCCAGTGACGACGCAGACCCGGGACCCGCCGGTCGTGGATTGCACCTGTTTTGGTCTCCCTCGCCGCTACATTATCGCCATCATGAGCGGTCTGGGCTTCTGCATCAGCTTTGGCATCCGCTGCAACCTGGGCGTGGCCATCGTCTCCATGGTCAACAACAGCACGACCCACCACGGAGGCCACGTGGTGGTGCAG AAAGCTCAATTCAACTGGGATCCAGAGACTGTTGGCCTCATACACGGCTCCTTTTTCTGGGGCTACATTGTTACCCAGATTCCTGGAGGATTTATCTGCCAAAAATTCGCAGCCAACAG GGTTTTCGGCTTTGCTATTGTGGCTACCTCCACTCTAAACATGCTGATTCCTTCGGCTGCCCGCGTCCACTACGGTTGTGTCATCTTCGTGAGGATCCTGCAGGGGTTGGTAGAG GGTGTCACGTACCCCGCCTGCCACGGGATCTGGAGCAAATGGGCCCCGCCCTTAGAGCGGAGTCGCCTGGCGACAACAGCCTTTTGCG GTTCCTATGCTGGGGCGGTGGTTGCGATGCCTCTCGCCGGGGTCCTGGTGCAGTACTCAGGATGGAGCTCTGTGTTCTACGTCTACG GCAGCTTCGGGATCTTCTGGTACCTGTTCTGGCTGCTCGTCTCCTACGAGTCCCCGGCCCTGCACCCCAGCATTTCGGAGGAGGAGCGCAAGTACATCGAGGACGCCATCGGCGAGAGCGCCAAACTCATGAACCCAGTCACG AAGTTTAACACACCCTGGCGGCGCTTCTTCACGTCCATGCCAGTCTATGCCATCATTGTGGCCAACTTCTGCCGCAGTTGGACATTCTACCTGCTCCTTATCTCCCAGCCCGCCTACTTCGAAGAAGTGTTCGGCTTCGAGATCAGCAAG GTGGGCCTGGTATCAGCGTTGCCCCACCTGGTCATGACCATCATCGTGCCCATCGGCGGCCAGATCGCCGACTTCCTGAGGAGCCGCCGTATCATGTCCACCACCAACGTGCGCAAGTTGATGAACTGTGGGG GCTTTGGCATGGAAGCCACGCTGCTGCTAGTGGTCGGCTACTCGCACTCCAAAGGGGTGGCCATCTCCTTCCTGGTCCTCGCAGTGGGCTTCAGCGGCTTCGCCATCTCCG GGTTCAACGTGAATCACCTGGACATCGCCCCGCGCTATGCCAGCATCCTCATGGGCATCTCCAACGGCGTGGGCACGTTGTCGGGGATGGTGTGCCCCATCATCGTGGGTGCAATGACTAAGCACAAG ACTCGGGAGGAGTGGCAGTATGTGTTCCTCATTGCCTCCCTGGTGCACTACGGGGGTGTCATCTTCTACGGGGTCTTCGCTTCCGGAGAGAAGCAGCCGTGGGCAGAGCCTGAGGAGATGAGCGAAGAGAAATGTGGCTTTGTTGGCCATGACCAGCTGGCTGGCAGTGATGAAAGCGAAATGGAGGATGAGGCTGAGCCCCCCGGGGcaccccctgctccccctccctcctatGGAGCCACACACAGCACAGTTCAACCCCCAAGACCCCCACCCCCTGTCCGGGGCTACTGA